Proteins encoded within one genomic window of Glycine soja cultivar W05 chromosome 1, ASM419377v2, whole genome shotgun sequence:
- the LOC114411912 gene encoding probable leucine-rich repeat receptor-like protein kinase At1g35710: protein MARAPFTSFPFVLITLLSILHLSHCKTLKRDVKALNEIKASLGWRVVYAWVDDDPCGDGDLPPWSGVTCSTVGDYRVVTELEVYAVSIVGPFPTAVTSLLDLTRLDLHNNKLTGPIPPQIGRLKRLKILNLRWNKLQDAIPPEIGELKSLTHLYLSFNNFKGEIPKELANLQDLRYLYLHENRLTGRIPPELGTLQNLRHLDAGNNHLVGTIRELIRIEGCFPALRNLYLNNNYFTGGMPAQLANLTSLEILYLSYNKMSGVIPSSVARIPKLTYLYLDHNQFSGRIPEPFYKHPFLKEMYIEGNAFRPGVNPIGFHKVLEVSDGDFLV from the exons ATGGCGCGTGCACCCTTTACTTCATTCCCCTTCGTCCTCATTACCCTTCTCTCAATTCTCCACCTTTCGCACTGCAAGACCCTCAAGCGTGACG TTAAGGCTTTGAACGAGATCAAGGCTTCGCTTGGGTGGAGAGTGGTGTATGCGTGGGTCGATGATGATCCATGTGGAGATGGGGATCTTCCTCCTTGGTCTGGTGTCACGTGTTCCACTGTCGGTGATTATCGTGTTGTTACCGAGCT TGAGGTGTATGCGGTGTCGATTGTTGGACCTTTTCCCACTGCTGTTACCAGCTTGTTGGATCTTACACGGCT TGATCTTCACAATAACAAGCTGACAGGGCCTATTCCTCCTCAAATTGGACGGTTGAAGCGCCTTAAAATATT AAATTTGAGGTGGAACAAACTACAGGATGCAATTCCTCCAGAAATTGGCGAGCTTAAAAGTTTAACACATCT GTACCTAAGCTTCAACAATTTCAAGGGAGAAATTCCGAAGGAGCTAGCAAATCTTCAAGACCTTCGCTATCTTTATCTCCATGAAAACCGTTTAACTGGAAGAATACCACCAGAATTGGGCACACTGCAAAATCTTCGGCACTT GGATGCTGGTAACAATCATTTAGTAGGTACCATAAGGGAACTCATTCGTATTGAAGGTTGCTTTCCTGCACTACGCAATCT GTAtctaaacaataattattttactggaGGAATGCCTGCACAGCTTGCTAACTTAACCAGTCTTGAGATCTT GTACCTATCCTACAACAAAATGTCAGGAGTTATACCATCTTCCGTTGCTCGTATTCCTAAATTGACATACTT GTACTTGGATCACAATCAGTTTTCAGGGAGAATTCCTGAACCCTTTTACAAGCATCCATTTTTGAAAGAAAT GTACATTGAGGGAAATGCATTCCGGCCCGGTGTCAATCCCATTGGTTTCCATAAAGTGCTTGAAGTTTCTGATGGAGACTTCCTTGTTTAA